The stretch of DNA TTCTCCTGCTCTAGCTTTTCCTTCAGAGGTTTTTTCTATATTAAAAAATTTCATCCGTATATTCTATTAATTCAGCTCCTCGGTATTTTTTAACTTACCGGATGGAACGCCATTTCTGCATTTTAGTTATTTAGTTATCTTGCAAAAGTGGGCACATTTAGGTTTTTCTTTATTTTATCTTTTACATACTGATCCGCTTTAGGATCTTTCTTCAACAATTTTTTCTGTGCTTCATCAGCAATATCACTCATTTTTTGCTTTACAACATAATATTTGAAACTCTCGACAAAATCATCGGGTTTTACATTGTGAGTTTTAAGAATAAACCTTGTACCGCTTTCCAAATTGGTATTCTGAAACATAAAAGTTGCCTGATCATTAATTGCCATATCAGCAAGAATTTCTGACATCTTATCTTCGGGCACCAGGTTCTTAGGCTGATCGATATAATCACCACAAGAAAACATAAACATCAAAACAAAAAGAAAAATCAGCTTTTTCATTAGTTTATTTTTATATTCTTTATTTAATCGCCTGATTGAACTTCGCATATACATATTTCTCCGTAGCAGAAGAATGAATTATGCTCCGCTTCATAATCTGTTAATTAATGATTTCCATTTTAAATTTAAAACACCAAAAACCGCTTCATGAATAATTCCTCCATTCATTTTACTTTCTCCCAAAATACGATTGGTGAAAATAATAGGTACTTCTACAATTTTGAAGCCTTTTTTAAAAGCTCTGAATTTCATTTCAATTTGAAACCCATATCCTTTTAACCTGACATTGTCCAGATCGATGTCCTGTAGTACTTTTTTTGAAAAGCAAACAAATCCGGCCGTAGTATCATGAATAGGAAGTCCTAAAATGAATCTCACATATTTCGAGGCAAAATAGGAGAGCAAAACTCTTCCCATAGGCCAGTTGACAACATTCACTCCTTTCGAATAACGTGAACCTATGGCCATATCAGCCTTTAGGCAAGCTTCATAAAGTTTAGGAAGGTCATCAGGATTATGAGAGAAATCGGCATCCATTTCAAAAATATAATCATACTGATTTTGAAGTGCCCATTTAAATCCATAGATGTAAGCTTTTCCCAAACCATCTTTTACATGCCTTACAGACAGATGTAAATTGTGGGGAAATCTTCGCTGCAGATCTTTAACAATCTCTGCGGTAC from Chryseobacterium piperi encodes:
- a CDS encoding DUF4296 domain-containing protein, which produces MKKLIFLFVLMFMFSCGDYIDQPKNLVPEDKMSEILADMAINDQATFMFQNTNLESGTRFILKTHNVKPDDFVESFKYYVVKQKMSDIADEAQKKLLKKDPKADQYVKDKIKKNLNVPTFAR
- a CDS encoding polyprenol monophosphomannose synthase, which encodes MKKLVIIPTYNEKENIENIISAVFALEKDFHILVVDDSSPDGTAEIVKDLQRRFPHNLHLSVRHVKDGLGKAYIYGFKWALQNQYDYIFEMDADFSHNPDDLPKLYEACLKADMAIGSRYSKGVNVVNWPMGRVLLSYFASKYVRFILGLPIHDTTAGFVCFSKKVLQDIDLDNVRLKGYGFQIEMKFRAFKKGFKIVEVPIIFTNRILGESKMNGGIIHEAVFGVLNLKWKSLINRL